From the Deltaproteobacteria bacterium PRO3 genome, the window AAAAAACATCTTGGAAGAAGCCCCCGATATCCGTGTGACCGGCGAGGCACGCGACGCCCATGAGACCCTCAACATGGTCCGCAGACAAAACTGGGACCTGGTCGTCCTAGACCTGACGATGCCGGGCAAAAGCGGGCTGGAAGTGCTGAAGGAAATCAAGGAGGAGCGTCCTCGGCTGCCCGTCCTGATCTTGAGCGTCCATTCGGAAGATCAGTACGCCGTCCGAGTCCTCAAGGCCGGCGCCTCCGGATACCTCACCAAGGAAATGGCGCCCGAGCAACTGATGCAGGCTGTGCGCCGGGTCTTGTCCGGACGCAAGTACGTGAGCCCCTCGCTGGCGGAAAAACTCGCCTTGAACCTGGAAAGTCCCTCCGACCGTCCCCCGCATGAGCTGCTCTCCGACCGCGAATACCAGGTCCTTTGCCTGATCGCCTCCGGCAAGGCCGCCAAGGAAATCGCCTCCGAACTTTCTTTGAGCGTCAAGACCGTCAGCACCTACCGAAGCCGCATCCTCGAAAAAATGCGCCTGAAAAACAACGCCGAGCTGATTCATTACGCCATCTCGCACGGACTGGTGGATTAATCGCCCCTTGCGTGTCGGACGGCTTCCGACAACGCCCCTGCCTCCTATTCTACAACACAATCGGTCTCTCCCCGATGGGGCCCGCCCCTATCCGCGGCTATTCTCTCCTTCATACAGGGCCGCAATTTCGCGGCGTCAGTCTGTCGGAGGAAACATGAAATTCTTGAAAATTCTGAAAAAATTCTCCCGGCCGGCCTTGGCCGCCTTACTTTGGACGCTGGCCGCCGGACCCGCCAAGGGCGAGTCCGGCGACCGGCCCCGGCTGTTGGTGGGCTATTCGGAAGCGGATTATGGGAAAGCCCTCGCGTCCCGCGCCTCGGAAGCGGGCGAGGCGCGTTTTCTGTCTTCGAGCCCCATCGAGATCCTCGAACTCGATCCGGACGAGGATCCCGAAGCCGCCGCGGCCCGGTTGCGTCAAAGTCCGGGAGTCTTATTCGTGGAAGTCGACGAGGAAGTCGAGATCCATGCCGAGCCCAACGATCCCGATTTCGAATTGCAGTGGCAGTTCTCCTCCGGATGGATCGAGCTCGACGCGGCAAGGGCTTGGGATCACGTCACCTCAGCGCCGGACCTGACCGTGGCCGTCGTCGACTCGGGCTGCGACGCGGCCCATCCCGACCTCACGCCAAACCTTTGGGAGAATTTGGAGGAAATTCCCGATAATGGACGAGATGACGACGGAAACGGGTATGCGGACGATATGCGCGGCTGGGACTTCGTGAACGGCGACCCCGATCCCGACGACGACAACGGCCATGGGACGATGGTCTTCGGCATCCTGGCCGCTTCCGGAAACAACCGACTGGGCGTGACCGGCGTGGTGTGGAAGGCCCGAGTGATGTGCCTAAAGAACCTCGGACCGGACGGCAGAGGCCGGCTCTCCGACTCCATCGCAGCCATCGACTACGCCGTCGCCCATGGAGCCGCCATCCTCAATCTCAGCTGGGGTTTCTTGAGGGAAGGCGCGCCATCCCTCGCCTTGGCGGCGACCTTGACTCGCGCGGAAGAGGCGGGCGTCCTGGTGGTGGCCAGCGCCGGCAACGACGGCGTGGAAAACAACCCGGATGGCGGCATCGCGACCTATCCCGCCAGCTACCCCAACGCCAACATCCTTGCCGTCGCCTCCACCGACCGGGACGACGTCCTATCTCCTTTCAGCAATTACGGCGCGAAGAGCGTCGACCTCGCCGCTCCCGGCGAGGCCTTGCTCACCACCTATCCCGGCGGCGAATACCAATATTTTACCGGGACCTCGGCGAGCGCCCCCTTGGTGGCGGGCGCCGCAGCGCTGCTGTGGACCCAACAACCGGGATTAGAGGTTTGGGAAGTGGCCGAAGCCCTCGTGGCGGGGGTCGATCCCGTCCCCTCCCTTGCGGGCAAAATGCGCAGCGGCGGCCGGATCGATCTGGCGAGGCCCTTGGGGATCTCCAGCACCGATCCGCAAAACCCCGGGGAGACTCCGGGAGGGGACACACCCCCTTATTTGGTCTCCGAAAACGGCGGCGGTTGCGTATTGCAAGCCGCGAGCCCGCTCGTCAGGAGCAATGGTCGGGGCGCCGCGAGCCTGGTCCTCATTGCCGGCATGGTGGCGCTTTGGACGACCGCTCGCGCCCGCGAACCGTGACCACGCGGTCCTTCTGTGCTATCTTGACGGCGAAATCCAAGGAGGAACTGCCATGAAACAAATCCTTTGGGTCCTAGTGACGCTTTGCCTCGCGCCCCTTTCCTTCGAGGCCCGCGCCGAGCCCACCGAGGTCGTGGTGCGCGTCATCAGCAAGGGGGCCAAGTTCGTCGGCACCGACATCGGTGGAGCTCGGATCACCATCAAAGAGCTCGCGGTCGGCAAGATCCTCGCCCAGGGAAAGACCGAGGGCACGACCGGCGACACCGACCGCATCATGCGGCGCGCACATGCGATCGGCGAGGCTCGCTCCGACGGCGGCTCGGCGAAGTTCGCCGCGACCCTCGACCTGGACAAGCCCGTCTACGCCGAGATCCGGGCCCGCGGCCCGATGGGCCATGAGGTCTCGGCCAACGAGGCCTCGGTCACGATGTGGCTGCTGCCGGGCAAGCACCTGCGGCAGGGCGACGCCGTCCTGTTGGAGATGCCGGGACTGGTGGTGGACTTGGCCGAGCCCGAGGTGAAAAAGGGCGAAGGCAAGGCGATGCTTCGCGCGAAGGTTACGATGATGTGCGGCTGCCCCATCACGCCCGGCGGGCTGTGGAACGCGGACAAGCTTGACCTCGAGGGCCTATTGCTGAAGGAAGGAAAGGTCGTGGAGCGTTTTCGCCTGGGCTACGCGGGCGAGGCCAGCCGCTTCGCCGCTGAGCTGAAGCTGCCGCCGAAGGGGGAATACGAGATCGAGGTGCGCGGCTTCGACCAGACCTTCGGCAACACGGGCCTGGGGCGGGTCAAGCTCTTGGCGCCCTGAACCATCACCCGCCTCGCGGCGACTACTCGCCCGGACGGTATTCCGAGGCGCGGATCCGCTTGCGGATGCCGGCCTTCAACTCCTTGCCGTTGGGCTTGCGCAGGATCATCTTATTGCCGTCGAAACGCACGTCGATGGGGTCGCCGACGATCCAATCTCCGGGTTTGCCGAAGAACATCGGGGTGTATTCGCTGACGTAGACCAGATCTCCCACTTGGACGGTGATGAAATAGTGCTTCTGCTCGGTCGTGGTCGGCGTCGTGACCGTGGTGCCGTCCTTTTGCTTGGTGGTGGTGTAGGTGGTGGTCTTGTCTTTCTTCTCTTGGATGTCGAGAAGCTTGCCTTGCTGGTACTCCTTGGGGGCCTTGTCTTTGGCCCAGGCTTCTTGGGTCTGGCCAAAGACCCCGAAGAGCACCAAAACGGCGATGAACGACAACGATAATAGGCGACGCATGAAAACCTCCCGCATGTAAAAAACAGAAACCTGATTATGCGGAAGTTCTGGAAAATCGCCAAGAAAGATCTATCCCGGGGAAATACCTCACCCCGGCAGCTCACTCTCGCCCATCAGAAACTGGTCGATCCCTCGGGCGCATTTGCGGCCCTCGGCGATGGCCCAGACGATGAGCGACTGGCCGCGGCGCTGGTCGCCGGCGGCGAAGACGCCGGGGACGCTGGTCATGTAGTTGGCGTCGGCGACGACGTTGGTGCGGGGGTCGAGCTGCACGCCCAGCTGCTCGAGCATGCCGGGCTTCTCCGAGCCGGTGAAGCCCATCGCCAAGAGCAGCAGGTCGCAGTCCATCGTGAACTCGCTGCCCGCGACCTCCTTCATCTGCGGCGGACCGCCGTTGGGCGAGGCCACCCACTCGAGGCGCACGGCGTGCAGCTTCTTCAGAACGCCGCCCTCCCCGCTCAATTTCTTGGTGAGGATGGAATAATCGCGGACGTCCTTCCCGCCGTAGACCTCGATGGCCTCTTGGTGCGCGGGCGAGGTGCGGTAGATCACGGGCCACTGCGGCCAGGGATTGTTGGGGGCGCGCTCCAGGGGTGGGCGCGGCAGCAGCTCGAACTGTTGAATCGAGGCCGCGCCCTGGCGCACCGCCGTGCCCAGGCAGTCGGCGCCGGTGTCGCCGCCGCCGAGGATAATGACTTTCTTGCCGGTCGCGACGACTTGTTCGGCGACCTTATCGCCCGCGTTCACCTTGTTCTCCTGCGTCAGGTAGTCCACCGCGAGATAAACGCCCTTGAGCTCGCGGCCCGGCACCTGCAGGTCGCGGGCCTGGCTGG encodes:
- a CDS encoding response regulator transcription factor, which codes for MLRILIGDDHSVVRRGLKNILEEAPDIRVTGEARDAHETLNMVRRQNWDLVVLDLTMPGKSGLEVLKEIKEERPRLPVLILSVHSEDQYAVRVLKAGASGYLTKEMAPEQLMQAVRRVLSGRKYVSPSLAEKLALNLESPSDRPPHELLSDREYQVLCLIASGKAAKEIASELSLSVKTVSTYRSRILEKMRLKNNAELIHYAISHGLVD
- a CDS encoding glutamate synthase subunit beta, which produces MGKITGFMEYHRDHYPERPVQERVRDYREIYKEFPVERLRVQGARCMDCGIPFCHQGCPLGNLIPDWNDLVYKDRWREAIERLHATNNFPEFTGTLCPAPCEGSCVLGINDKPVTIKYIELNIIDRAFQEGWVVPEPPKKETGKKVAVVGSGPAGLACAQQLRRAGHQVTVFERSDRIGGLLRYGIPDFKMEKHRIDRRLEQMKAEGVVFKTNAHIGQNVPVEELRKSFDAIALCGGASQARDLQVPGRELKGVYLAVDYLTQENKVNAGDKVAEQVVATGKKVIILGGGDTGADCLGTAVRQGAASIQQFELLPRPPLERAPNNPWPQWPVIYRTSPAHQEAIEVYGGKDVRDYSILTKKLSGEGGVLKKLHAVRLEWVASPNGGPPQMKEVAGSEFTMDCDLLLLAMGFTGSEKPGMLEQLGVQLDPRTNVVADANYMTSVPGVFAAGDQRRGQSLIVWAIAEGRKCARGIDQFLMGESELPG